From Paenibacillus sp. V4I7, one genomic window encodes:
- a CDS encoding transcriptional regulator has translation MRIDLSEDNLPLFEALSSNVRIQIVHLLSQKPMNIRELAEALGLSSAIMTMHVKKLEKADVIRSEMMPGKGGAAQKMCSLHMDHLEIAFPQRNVTPRYSRRTDVSVGHYTDLNIIPTCGICTVSKVIGIFDDPRYFLDPERLNAKILWFAQGYVEYKIPNFLMNSEEPEELEISMEISSEAPLTNSDWPSDITFFFNGLKLGMWTSPGDFGGKGRLNPAWWFEDVNQFGLLKRIIIKKDGTFMDGLKLSDVTIDQIDIRNPHWSFRVAILEDAEHIGGVTLFGSGFGNYNQDLSFKLYFSKSAQDTNGTKGN, from the coding sequence TTGAGAATTGATTTATCGGAAGATAATTTACCTCTATTTGAAGCACTTTCAAGTAACGTTCGCATTCAAATCGTCCACTTGCTCTCCCAGAAGCCCATGAATATCCGTGAATTGGCGGAGGCCCTTGGTCTTAGCAGCGCAATTATGACGATGCACGTCAAAAAGTTAGAGAAAGCCGATGTGATCCGATCCGAAATGATGCCCGGCAAAGGCGGCGCAGCCCAGAAGATGTGCTCACTTCACATGGATCATCTTGAGATTGCTTTTCCGCAGCGCAATGTCACCCCTCGTTATTCAAGAAGAACCGATGTATCTGTCGGCCACTATACGGATTTAAACATCATTCCAACTTGCGGTATTTGTACGGTATCTAAAGTCATCGGTATTTTCGATGATCCCCGTTATTTCCTTGATCCGGAACGATTGAACGCTAAGATTCTTTGGTTCGCGCAGGGATATGTCGAGTATAAGATTCCAAATTTCTTAATGAACAGCGAGGAACCAGAGGAATTGGAAATATCGATGGAGATATCTTCCGAAGCCCCTTTAACAAACAGCGACTGGCCTTCTGATATTACGTTCTTCTTCAATGGACTTAAGCTAGGAATGTGGACTAGCCCAGGTGACTTTGGCGGCAAGGGTAGACTTAATCCTGCATGGTGGTTTGAAGATGTGAATCAATTTGGTCTACTAAAGCGGATCATTATCAAAAAAGATGGAACGTTCATGGACGGCTTGAAGCTGTCCGACGTCACGATTGACCAAATCGACATTCGTAATCCTCACTGGTCCTTCCGAGTTGCCATTTTAGAGGATGCCGAGCATATTGGAGGCGTCACCTTATTCGGGTCCGGCTTTGGCAACTACAATCAAGATTTAAGCTTCAAGCTCTATTTTTCTAAATCTGCACAGGATACAAATGGAACAAAAGGGAATTGA
- a CDS encoding family 43 glycosylhydrolase yields the protein MLSNVKAIEQEYLNPIIPQRADPWVYKHTDGYYYFTASVPEFDRIEVRRAVTIQGLGFAEPVVVWNKYAEGPMSANIWAPEIHYLNNKWYIYFAAARTTDTVEGLFDHRMFVLENESPNPLEGQWVEKGQIKPNWESFSLDATTFQHEGNLYLVWAQKDLNIVGNSNLYIALMSDPWTISGQQVMIAQPDYEWEKIGFLVNEGPAVLKRNGKIYITYSASATDYNYCMGLLTADESSDLLNPDSWSKTPHPVFQTNETTGQYGPGHNSFTVCPEGKDVIVYHSRNYKFIEGDPLYDPNRHTRAQIFGWHSDGTPDFGIPVADALTQK from the coding sequence ATGTTGAGTAACGTCAAGGCAATTGAACAGGAATATTTGAATCCCATTATCCCACAGCGCGCAGATCCTTGGGTGTATAAGCATACCGATGGATATTATTACTTTACCGCTTCTGTACCGGAATTTGATCGAATCGAAGTAAGAAGAGCAGTTACGATTCAGGGGCTCGGTTTCGCCGAACCGGTAGTCGTATGGAACAAATATGCGGAAGGCCCGATGAGCGCTAATATTTGGGCACCGGAAATCCATTATTTGAATAACAAATGGTACATCTATTTTGCGGCTGCTCGCACTACCGATACGGTGGAGGGATTGTTTGATCACCGAATGTTTGTTCTGGAGAATGAATCACCGAATCCACTGGAAGGGCAATGGGTAGAGAAAGGTCAGATCAAACCGAATTGGGAGTCATTCTCGCTCGATGCAACTACCTTTCAACATGAAGGTAATCTCTATTTAGTATGGGCGCAGAAGGATTTGAACATAGTAGGAAACTCCAATCTGTATATTGCGCTGATGAGCGATCCATGGACAATTAGCGGTCAACAGGTCATGATTGCACAGCCGGACTATGAGTGGGAAAAAATTGGTTTTTTGGTCAATGAAGGTCCAGCCGTATTGAAACGTAATGGGAAAATTTACATTACCTATTCTGCTAGTGCTACAGACTATAATTACTGTATGGGTTTATTGACGGCTGATGAGTCGAGTGATCTGTTAAACCCGGATTCATGGAGTAAGACACCTCACCCCGTATTTCAAACTAATGAGACTACTGGTCAATATGGACCTGGTCACAATAGCTTTACGGTTTGTCCGGAAGGTAAGGATGTGATCGTGTACCATTCCCGCAATTACAAATTTATTGAGGGTGACCCTCTATATGATCCAAATCGCCATACACGAGCACAAATATT